The Chryseobacterium suipulveris genome window below encodes:
- a CDS encoding ABC transporter ATP-binding protein — protein sequence MKSIVVHHLTKTYGKKNEKVLAVDNVSFDVNPGEIFGLIGPDGAGKTSIFRMLTTVILADSGSATIEGLDMVKDFKEIRKILGYMPGRFSLYQDLSVEENLEFFASVFNTTIEENYDLIKDIYVQIQPFKDRKAGKLSGGMKQKLALSCALIHKPKVLFLDEPTTGVDPVSRKEFWEMLKRLKTQGITMVVATPYMDEAAMCDRIALIQEGNILQIDTPENISNSFPDLLYEIKAGRTSDVLKALEDFEHKKNVYAFGEFVHLTAEQNEKFSLEEIKNFLEEKGFENIEINKVKASIEDSFIRLLSIP from the coding sequence ATGAAAAGCATAGTAGTACATCACCTCACCAAAACCTACGGCAAGAAAAACGAAAAAGTTCTTGCAGTGGATAATGTAAGTTTCGATGTAAATCCGGGAGAAATCTTCGGACTCATCGGTCCCGATGGTGCCGGAAAAACTTCTATTTTCAGAATGCTGACTACAGTAATTCTTGCGGACAGCGGCTCTGCAACCATTGAAGGTCTCGATATGGTAAAAGACTTCAAAGAAATCCGAAAAATTCTGGGTTATATGCCGGGAAGATTTTCCCTTTATCAGGATTTATCTGTAGAAGAAAATCTTGAGTTTTTTGCGAGTGTTTTCAATACGACCATTGAGGAAAATTATGATTTGATTAAAGACATCTATGTTCAGATACAACCATTCAAAGACCGAAAAGCAGGCAAACTTTCGGGCGGGATGAAGCAAAAACTGGCTTTAAGTTGTGCTCTCATTCACAAACCAAAAGTGCTGTTTCTGGACGAACCGACAACCGGAGTTGATCCCGTTTCAAGAAAAGAATTCTGGGAAATGCTGAAACGACTGAAAACACAGGGAATCACGATGGTTGTGGCAACTCCTTATATGGATGAGGCAGCAATGTGCGACAGAATTGCGCTGATTCAGGAAGGAAATATCCTGCAGATTGACACTCCGGAAAACATCAGCAACTCCTTCCCAGACTTACTTTACGAAATAAAAGCCGGAAGAACTTCGGATGTATTAAAAGCACTTGAAGATTTTGAACATAAGAAAAATGTATATGCTTTCGGAGAATTTGTTCACCTTACCGCGGAGCAAAACGAAAAATTTAGTTTAGAAGAAATCAAAAATTTCCTTGAGGAAAAAGGATTTGAAAATATTGAAATTAATAAGGTGAAAGCGAGTATTGAAGATAGTTTCATTAGACTGCTGTCAATCCCCTAA
- a CDS encoding ABC transporter ATP-binding protein, with amino-acid sequence MVADNITKVFGDFTAVDHISFEVKKGEIFGFLGANGAGKTTAMRMFCGLSVPTSGKATVAGFDVYKETESIKKSIGYMSQKFSLYGNLTVKENLEFFGGIYGIGRKELKEKSAELIQKLSLENEKNKLVSELPLGWKQKLAFSVAIFHNPEIVFLDEPTGGVDPVTRRQFWSMIYEAADRGITTFVTTHYMDEAEYCDRVSIMVDGKISALDTPANLKKQFETDSMDDVFYQLARGAKRSAD; translated from the coding sequence ATTGTCGCCGACAACATCACCAAAGTTTTTGGCGACTTCACTGCGGTGGATCACATCAGTTTTGAGGTGAAAAAGGGTGAAATTTTCGGATTCCTCGGTGCAAACGGTGCAGGAAAAACCACGGCAATGCGTATGTTTTGCGGGCTTTCAGTTCCAACATCAGGAAAAGCAACCGTTGCCGGGTTTGATGTCTATAAAGAAACCGAAAGTATCAAGAAGAGCATCGGTTATATGAGTCAGAAATTTTCACTTTACGGAAATCTCACGGTGAAAGAAAACCTGGAATTCTTCGGTGGAATCTACGGAATCGGAAGAAAAGAACTGAAAGAAAAAAGCGCTGAACTCATCCAAAAATTAAGTTTGGAAAACGAGAAAAACAAATTGGTTTCGGAACTTCCGCTGGGTTGGAAACAGAAACTCGCTTTTTCAGTAGCTATTTTCCATAATCCTGAAATTGTATTCCTAGACGAACCAACCGGAGGTGTGGATCCTGTAACAAGACGGCAATTTTGGAGTATGATTTATGAAGCTGCCGACCGTGGAATCACGACTTTTGTAACCACACACTATATGGACGAAGCAGAATACTGCGACCGGGTTTCAATTATGGTGGATGGAAAAATATCCGCGCTTGATACACCCGCAAACCTGAAAAAACAATTTGAAACCGATTCGATGGATGATGTGTTCTATCAATTGGCGCGTGGCGCAAAACGAAGTGCAGATTAA
- a CDS encoding ABC transporter permease, which yields MKQLLTFVKKEFWHVLRDRRTLLILFGMPIVQVLLFGFALSTEVKNTKIGVLDHDKSQNSLELISKINSNQYFEVDKNLKSINETEDAFKTGHIKMILVIPDDFSENFMLGKKGQLQLITDGTDINLANQIINFMNNIVLDLYGQTTAQPMSGAIPEIRMLYNPQLKGAPNFVPGVMALILLIICVLMTAIAIVREKETGTMEVLLVSPMKPSIIILAKAIPYFILSMIILISIIVLSVTLLELPIKGNLLLLFIVSVIFIITNLLIGILISIMTDSQQNAMLISLVGTMLPTVMLSGFMFPIENMPPPLQVVANVIPAKWYYEIVKNIMIKGTGIEVIWKHILVLSGTMILLFALAVKKFKIRLE from the coding sequence ATGAAACAGTTATTAACCTTCGTAAAAAAAGAATTCTGGCACGTTCTGCGCGACAGAAGAACTTTGCTTATCCTTTTCGGGATGCCGATCGTGCAGGTTCTGTTGTTCGGATTTGCGCTCAGCACCGAGGTTAAAAACACGAAAATTGGAGTATTAGACCACGACAAATCTCAGAATTCCCTCGAACTGATTTCGAAAATAAACTCCAACCAATATTTTGAGGTTGACAAGAATCTGAAATCCATCAACGAAACTGAAGATGCTTTCAAAACCGGGCATATCAAAATGATTCTGGTGATTCCCGATGATTTTTCTGAGAACTTTATGTTGGGTAAAAAAGGACAACTTCAGTTAATTACCGATGGAACCGACATCAACCTTGCCAATCAGATTATCAATTTCATGAATAATATTGTGCTGGATTTATATGGCCAAACAACGGCACAACCGATGTCCGGCGCAATTCCTGAAATCAGAATGCTTTACAATCCTCAACTGAAAGGTGCACCTAATTTCGTTCCCGGAGTGATGGCATTAATTCTCTTAATCATCTGCGTTTTGATGACGGCCATCGCCATCGTAAGAGAAAAAGAAACTGGGACAATGGAAGTTTTATTGGTATCACCGATGAAACCATCCATCATCATCTTGGCAAAAGCAATTCCGTATTTCATCCTGTCGATGATTATATTGATTTCAATTATCGTACTGAGTGTCACACTTTTAGAACTGCCAATCAAAGGAAATCTGCTCCTGCTTTTTATTGTAAGTGTCATTTTCATCATCACTAACCTGCTCATCGGAATTTTGATTTCCATTATGACCGATTCGCAACAGAATGCAATGCTCATTTCCCTTGTAGGAACCATGTTGCCAACGGTAATGCTCAGCGGATTTATGTTCCCGATCGAAAATATGCCGCCACCTTTACAGGTTGTTGCCAACGTCATTCCAGCAAAATGGTATTACGAAATTGTAAAAAACATCATGATAAAAGGAACCGGAATCGAAGTCATCTGGAAACATATTTTAGTCCTTTCAGGAACAATGATTCTGCTCTTTGCGCTTGCTGTGAAAAAGTTTAAAATTAGATTAGAATAA
- a CDS encoding ABC-2 transporter permease, which yields MRTLLILIRKEFLQIFRNKAILAIIFVMPVVQLLVLPLAASYEIKDVKVAIVDHDKSTYSRELIRKVTGSGYFKITDYGENYAKAYSDVETEKADLIIEIPNNFEKNLVKENQEKVLLAINAINGTKAGLSGSYLAQILQDFNQQIQVKMTPQVETAKKTSGLEIIPKFWFNEHYNYRLSLVPGILAFLVTLIGGYLTALNIVEEKEIGTIEQINVSPIKKSHFILGKLIPFWLLAMLAFTIGLFVTIFIYNIEMQGNLLLLYFFVAVYMIALLGMGLLVSVYSETQQQSMFVVFFFMMIFILMSGLFTPIESMTDWAKWIAYANPVTYGVDAIRLIMLKNSGFNDLLLHFGVITLMGAIFIVWSVLRYRKTS from the coding sequence ATGCGAACACTCCTCATACTCATCCGAAAAGAATTCCTGCAAATATTCAGGAACAAAGCAATTTTGGCAATTATTTTCGTGATGCCGGTGGTTCAGCTGTTGGTACTTCCACTTGCAGCCAGCTACGAAATCAAGGATGTTAAAGTGGCGATTGTCGACCACGACAAATCCACTTACTCACGTGAACTGATTCGGAAAGTTACCGGTTCCGGCTATTTCAAAATTACGGATTACGGAGAAAATTACGCCAAAGCATACAGCGATGTCGAGACCGAAAAAGCCGACCTCATCATCGAAATCCCAAACAATTTCGAGAAGAATTTGGTAAAAGAAAACCAGGAAAAAGTCCTTTTAGCCATCAATGCCATCAACGGAACAAAAGCCGGACTGTCAGGAAGTTATTTAGCGCAAATTCTACAAGATTTTAACCAGCAGATTCAGGTAAAAATGACGCCGCAAGTCGAAACCGCAAAGAAAACTTCCGGCCTGGAAATCATCCCAAAATTCTGGTTCAACGAGCATTATAATTACCGTTTATCACTCGTTCCGGGCATCCTCGCATTCCTCGTAACGCTTATTGGTGGTTATCTTACCGCCCTCAACATCGTGGAGGAAAAAGAAATCGGCACCATCGAGCAAATCAACGTATCGCCCATCAAAAAAAGCCACTTCATCCTCGGGAAACTCATTCCTTTCTGGCTTTTGGCAATGCTGGCGTTCACCATCGGCTTATTCGTGACGATTTTCATTTACAACATCGAAATGCAGGGCAACCTCCTCTTGCTCTACTTTTTTGTCGCGGTCTATATGATCGCACTTTTAGGCATGGGACTTCTCGTGTCGGTTTACAGCGAAACGCAGCAGCAGTCGATGTTCGTGGTCTTTTTCTTCATGATGATTTTCATCCTGATGAGCGGACTTTTCACCCCAATCGAAAGCATGACCGATTGGGCAAAATGGATCGCCTACGCAAATCCAGTAACTTACGGCGTAGATGCAATCCGACTCATCATGCTCAAAAACAGTGGTTTCAACGATTTGTTGCTACACTTTGGAGTCATTACACTCATGGGAGCAATTTTCATCGTGTGGTCGGTTTTGAGATACAGAAAAACAAGTTAA
- a CDS encoding HMG-box domain-containing protein: MKKFIIPAIIGIAVLTSCEKKQTEEVDHSEHTAQTEQVATDDHADHAENAENADTSVALELDNGNKWKTNAEMLPFIQEQERLLEAYDDDKDGYKVLATNLKAANEKLIKSCTMTGKSHDVLHVWLTEHMKNIDLLSKAATKEEADKLTDVLEHSMETYHQYFN, encoded by the coding sequence ATGAAAAAGTTCATTATCCCTGCAATCATCGGTATTGCAGTGCTGACTTCATGTGAAAAGAAACAAACAGAAGAGGTAGATCACTCAGAGCACACTGCACAAACAGAGCAGGTTGCCACAGATGATCATGCAGATCATGCAGAAAATGCAGAAAATGCAGACACCAGCGTTGCATTAGAACTTGATAACGGTAATAAATGGAAAACCAACGCCGAAATGTTGCCTTTTATTCAGGAGCAGGAAAGATTGCTTGAAGCTTATGATGACGACAAAGACGGCTATAAAGTATTGGCAACCAACCTGAAAGCAGCAAATGAAAAACTGATTAAAAGCTGTACCATGACCGGAAAATCCCACGATGTATTGCACGTTTGGCTCACCGAACACATGAAAAACATCGACCTTCTATCCAAAGCAGCCACCAAAGAAGAAGCCGACAAACTAACCGACGTGTTGGAACACTCGATGGAAACTTACCATCAGTATTTTAATTAG
- a CDS encoding glycosyltransferase family protein, whose protein sequence is MEQKRILIITYYWPPSGGPGVQRWLKFAKYLPEFGCKPTVFIPENPSYPIIDETLEQEVSPDLDIIKTKIWEPYQIAEFFGKDNKKFKAGQFDVGKNQSWKSRLSIWVRGNFFIPDARVFWVKPSVTILKKYLKENHFDALVTTGPPHSLHLIGLELKKEFPQLKWIADFRDPWTEISYYKHLKLTKSSDQKHRSLEKKVFENADITLATSFTDAENFRKKGANAFCITNGFDGDLFSENPQTFKPSNRQTKFTLSYIGVLEQLRNPDILWKVLTEIINENEDFKNQFQLKFVGRIDDKILEELNRTSLKNSVNNLGYFSHSEANHEMRNSDLLLITNFPDEQSKGIIPGKIFEYLQTGKHIVSFGPEESDVKKILDETNAGKHFSYSDSHDLKQFILAKFNDWKNGKTASSTQNIDQFSRWNLTKKLVELI, encoded by the coding sequence TTGGAACAAAAAAGAATTCTTATCATCACTTACTATTGGCCGCCATCGGGTGGTCCAGGTGTTCAGCGGTGGTTAAAGTTCGCAAAGTATCTTCCTGAATTCGGTTGCAAACCGACGGTGTTTATTCCCGAAAATCCAAGTTATCCGATTATTGACGAAACGTTGGAACAGGAGGTTTCCCCTGATTTAGACATCATCAAAACCAAAATCTGGGAACCGTACCAAATCGCTGAATTTTTTGGGAAAGACAACAAGAAATTCAAGGCGGGACAGTTCGATGTCGGGAAAAACCAGTCCTGGAAATCCAGACTTTCGATCTGGGTCCGCGGAAATTTCTTCATTCCCGACGCACGGGTTTTCTGGGTGAAGCCATCAGTAACTATCCTGAAAAAATATTTAAAAGAAAACCATTTCGACGCATTGGTCACAACGGGACCGCCTCATTCTCTGCATTTAATTGGATTGGAGTTGAAGAAGGAATTCCCTCAATTGAAATGGATTGCCGATTTCCGTGATCCGTGGACGGAGATTTCCTACTACAAACATTTGAAGCTGACCAAATCTTCCGACCAAAAACACCGAAGTTTAGAAAAAAAAGTCTTCGAAAACGCAGACATCACTTTAGCCACAAGTTTTACCGACGCCGAAAATTTCAGAAAAAAGGGAGCGAATGCGTTTTGCATTACCAATGGTTTTGATGGTGATCTTTTTTCCGAAAACCCTCAAACTTTCAAACCCTCAAACCGTCAAACAAAATTTACTTTGAGTTATATCGGCGTTTTGGAGCAGCTCAGAAATCCCGATATTTTGTGGAAAGTTCTGACCGAAATCATTAATGAGAATGAAGATTTCAAGAACCAGTTTCAGCTGAAATTTGTTGGAAGAATTGACGACAAAATTTTAGAGGAACTCAATAGAACTTCACTGAAAAACTCTGTTAATAATTTGGGATACTTTTCTCATTCCGAAGCTAATCACGAAATGCGGAATTCTGATTTACTGCTCATTACCAATTTTCCTGATGAACAATCAAAAGGCATTATTCCAGGAAAAATTTTTGAATACCTGCAAACGGGAAAGCATATAGTTTCCTTCGGTCCCGAAGAAAGCGATGTGAAGAAAATCCTCGATGAAACTAATGCAGGGAAACATTTTTCGTATTCAGATTCTCATGACTTGAAGCAATTTATCCTTGCGAAATTCAACGACTGGAAGAATGGAAAAACAGCATCTTCCACCCAAAATATCGATCAGTTTTCCCGATGGAATCTGACGAAAAAACTGGTGGAATTGATTTAG
- a CDS encoding YfhO family protein has translation MAKNRNLFFIIGSIVLFIIIAVVYANPVITGKQLFQHDIVQYKGGAKELLDYRAQNGEETYWSDSMFGGMPTYQMGAQFRGDVIKKVDDLLNFLPKPANYFFLLFSGFFLLGLVAVRNWKYAILGATFFGLSTYFYIALAAGHNGKIHTVAYFAPLLAGILLVYIRKKYILGFIVTALFMGLQVAANHPQMTYYLFLALGFLFLSELFRAFKGKISWKHFGISNGILALAMILGVGMNSQRIMANSEYVTETVRGKQILDHEKHTSGKSGMDKESMLMWSYGKLETLNLFIPRLMGGASNEEGSDRMMSRVQEMVQENVSSQSEMDRISKGFSSLTYWGEQPGTSGPAYQGAVVVFLAILGFFFGWKKYRYWILAASVLTISLAWGSNFMALSDFFIDFVPFYNKFRAPSSILVVVELLFPLIAIVGLYRFFNSSSETETKQENVLTDDYKKKILTYVSASVLGITLILLFFGKSLLGFYTSNEKTYLPPYLLDFLVDERFKMFRIDAIKAIVYVGITAGVLFLSLKGKMNQNIALIIIGVVSLFDLWSVNKRYLNDTNFIDKTFTENPFQTENSDLLMQKVGDNANLRSLLDNANVNKTLETIAEKDKTHYRIYNQVLGTFGETNTSYFKSSIGGYHAVKLRRYDDLINEYFSKMDTVKVPKILNMLNTKYMIFGDAQKPEALINAGANGNAWFVSDVKFVDNPNEEIKQIGEVDTKQTAIVSKDDKSYFDGKPLQQDSAAIINLTKYQANELEFKTQSKTPQLAVISEIYYPKGWKMLVDDKEVPYIKANYLLRAVHVPAGNHVVKMIFEPAVISKGKMISMIAFGLFLLLSLGGIYWLYKNRNPQST, from the coding sequence ATGGCTAAAAACAGAAACTTATTTTTTATTATCGGCAGCATCGTCCTGTTCATCATCATCGCGGTAGTTTATGCAAACCCTGTGATCACTGGGAAGCAACTTTTTCAGCACGATATTGTGCAGTACAAAGGCGGTGCAAAAGAATTGCTCGATTACAGGGCGCAGAACGGCGAAGAAACGTATTGGAGCGACTCGATGTTTGGCGGAATGCCGACATACCAAATGGGAGCGCAGTTTCGCGGCGATGTAATCAAAAAAGTGGATGACCTGTTGAACTTTCTGCCGAAACCCGCAAACTATTTTTTCCTGCTTTTTTCAGGATTTTTCCTGCTCGGTCTGGTTGCCGTGAGAAACTGGAAATACGCGATTTTGGGAGCGACATTCTTCGGACTTTCCACCTATTTTTACATTGCACTTGCAGCGGGACATAATGGGAAAATCCACACGGTTGCCTATTTTGCGCCACTTTTGGCAGGAATTCTTCTTGTTTATATCCGCAAAAAATATATACTCGGATTCATTGTAACCGCTCTGTTTATGGGACTTCAGGTTGCAGCAAACCATCCGCAGATGACATATTACCTTTTCCTTGCGTTAGGATTTTTGTTCCTTTCCGAACTGTTCCGCGCGTTCAAGGGAAAAATCTCGTGGAAACATTTTGGGATTTCAAACGGAATTTTGGCTTTGGCAATGATTTTAGGAGTCGGAATGAATTCGCAAAGAATTATGGCAAACTCCGAGTATGTGACCGAAACTGTGCGTGGAAAGCAAATCCTCGACCATGAAAAACACACCTCGGGAAAATCGGGGATGGACAAGGAATCGATGCTGATGTGGAGCTACGGAAAACTCGAAACGCTGAACCTTTTCATCCCAAGATTGATGGGAGGAGCAAGCAACGAGGAAGGTTCCGACCGAATGATGAGCCGCGTTCAGGAAATGGTGCAGGAAAACGTTTCCTCGCAATCCGAGATGGACAGGATCTCAAAAGGATTTTCGTCGCTCACTTATTGGGGAGAACAACCCGGAACTTCGGGGCCAGCTTATCAAGGAGCAGTGGTAGTTTTTCTCGCGATTCTTGGTTTTTTCTTTGGCTGGAAAAAATACAGATACTGGATTTTGGCGGCATCGGTTCTCACTATTTCCTTAGCGTGGGGAAGTAACTTTATGGCACTTTCCGATTTCTTCATCGACTTCGTGCCGTTTTACAACAAGTTCCGTGCGCCGAGTTCGATTCTGGTTGTGGTGGAATTGCTTTTCCCACTGATCGCGATTGTCGGACTTTACCGATTTTTTAACTCCAGTTCGGAAACGGAAACGAAGCAGGAAAATGTCCTTACCGACGATTACAAAAAGAAAATCTTAACCTACGTTTCCGCTTCCGTTTTGGGAATTACGCTGATTCTTTTGTTCTTCGGAAAATCGCTTTTAGGATTCTACACGTCCAACGAAAAAACATATCTTCCCCCTTATCTTCTGGATTTCCTGGTGGATGAAAGGTTCAAAATGTTCAGAATTGATGCGATTAAAGCCATTGTTTATGTGGGAATTACAGCGGGAGTTCTATTTTTAAGTTTAAAGGGAAAAATGAATCAGAACATTGCGCTGATCATTATCGGAGTGGTGAGTTTGTTTGATTTGTGGAGCGTGAACAAACGGTATTTGAACGACACCAACTTCATCGACAAGACCTTTACTGAAAATCCTTTCCAGACTGAAAACTCGGATTTGCTGATGCAGAAAGTGGGCGATAATGCCAACTTGCGGTCGCTTTTGGACAATGCCAATGTCAATAAAACTTTGGAAACCATCGCCGAAAAAGACAAGACGCATTACCGAATTTACAACCAGGTTTTGGGAACGTTTGGCGAGACAAATACCTCTTACTTTAAATCTTCGATCGGCGGTTATCACGCGGTGAAACTCAGAAGGTATGATGATTTGATCAACGAATATTTCAGCAAAATGGACACGGTAAAAGTTCCGAAAATTCTGAATATGCTGAACACGAAATACATGATTTTCGGGGATGCACAAAAACCTGAAGCTCTTATTAATGCAGGTGCGAACGGAAATGCGTGGTTCGTTTCTGACGTGAAGTTTGTCGATAATCCGAATGAGGAAATTAAGCAGATTGGTGAAGTCGATACGAAGCAAACCGCGATTGTTTCGAAAGACGACAAAAGTTATTTCGACGGAAAACCTTTGCAGCAGGATTCTGCGGCGATAATTAATCTGACGAAATATCAAGCCAACGAACTGGAATTCAAAACCCAATCGAAAACTCCGCAACTCGCCGTAATATCTGAAATTTATTATCCGAAAGGTTGGAAAATGCTGGTCGATGACAAGGAGGTTCCGTATATCAAAGCCAATTATTTGTTGAGGGCAGTTCACGTTCCCGCCGGAAACCACGTGGTGAAAATGATTTTCGAACCCGCCGTAATTTCAAAGGGGAAAATGATTTCGATGATTGCGTTTGGTTTATTTTTGCTGCTGAGTTTGGGCGGAATCTATTGGCTTTACAAAAATAGAAATCCTCAAAGCACCTAA
- a CDS encoding DUF6263 family protein: MKKITAVALLSIALVSCKKETKTITKVDPETGKTVTVEVPADSAKSETATAAVPVLAIYDSAGVYRQTFNLEKGKSYPLKTIQKDVQTLTAPNGQTQSGTSETTDEMGFMVNDFANRVYDITINLLGKRNAQTAKGKTIAVDTKEAEPKEEQLKMMWKVNKALVGNSLKMKMDQNGKVISITGFDPIYTKVSSSLNGVIKDAKQKTEFVNSFKESFNEKMLKEQFTKNLLLFPEKGVKIGEKWSESENATPDGKVKLTTNYVLKSVANGIAEISVSGGIPKKSDKATHEGVTRSMSSELSQSGTIKLDQNSGWIKNQVVNVKTTQSETLSDGKQSQTMKTSSNSTVIVNP, translated from the coding sequence ATGAAAAAAATCACAGCCGTCGCGCTTTTATCCATAGCACTGGTTTCGTGCAAAAAAGAAACAAAAACCATCACCAAAGTCGATCCCGAAACAGGCAAAACCGTTACTGTGGAAGTTCCAGCAGATTCTGCGAAATCAGAGACGGCGACAGCTGCAGTTCCTGTTCTTGCGATCTACGATTCGGCGGGGGTTTACCGACAAACCTTTAACCTTGAAAAAGGAAAATCCTATCCTTTGAAAACCATCCAGAAAGATGTGCAAACCTTAACCGCACCGAACGGACAAACCCAAAGTGGAACCAGCGAAACGACCGATGAAATGGGCTTTATGGTGAATGATTTTGCCAATAGAGTTTATGATATTACCATCAACCTTTTGGGAAAAAGAAATGCGCAAACTGCAAAAGGGAAAACCATCGCGGTAGATACCAAAGAAGCGGAACCGAAAGAAGAACAACTGAAAATGATGTGGAAAGTCAACAAAGCTTTGGTCGGAAATTCACTCAAAATGAAGATGGACCAAAACGGTAAAGTAATTTCTATCACTGGATTTGACCCGATTTACACAAAGGTTTCCAGTTCGTTGAACGGCGTGATTAAAGACGCGAAACAGAAAACCGAATTTGTAAACAGCTTCAAGGAAAGTTTCAACGAGAAAATGCTCAAGGAACAGTTTACCAAAAACCTTTTGTTATTCCCAGAAAAAGGGGTGAAGATTGGCGAGAAGTGGAGCGAATCTGAAAACGCAACTCCCGACGGAAAAGTTAAACTGACCACCAACTACGTTCTGAAAAGTGTAGCCAACGGAATCGCTGAAATTTCGGTTTCAGGAGGAATTCCCAAGAAATCTGACAAAGCAACACACGAAGGTGTAACTCGCTCGATGAGTTCTGAACTTTCGCAAAGCGGAACCATTAAACTCGACCAAAATTCGGGTTGGATCAAAAATCAGGTGGTGAACGTGAAAACCACCCAGTCGGAAACACTTTCGGACGGAAAGCAGTCGCAAACGATGAAAACCTCGTCGAACTCGACTGTAATAGTTAATCCCTAA
- a CDS encoding SRPBCC family protein has translation MFAVGKKYHFETSTVINAPIEKIYPHMSSMKAFNQWNPWLEMDPGLQLDYSGTSGEVGDKYCWNGNKESGQGCHEITALVPNQKQSTKMVFVKPFESDATSDLILSPEGNQTKVTWTMDCELDYPMNLMKLMMDSQMEKSYGSGLKKLKSIVEQEK, from the coding sequence ATGTTTGCGGTGGGCAAAAAGTATCATTTTGAAACATCGACGGTGATCAATGCTCCTATTGAAAAAATTTATCCGCACATGAGTTCGATGAAGGCGTTCAACCAATGGAATCCGTGGCTAGAAATGGATCCTGGACTTCAACTCGACTACAGCGGAACTTCGGGTGAAGTGGGCGATAAGTACTGTTGGAACGGAAACAAAGAATCTGGACAAGGTTGCCACGAAATTACAGCATTGGTTCCGAATCAGAAACAGTCCACCAAAATGGTATTCGTGAAACCGTTTGAAAGCGACGCCACTTCCGACCTGATCCTGAGTCCCGAAGGAAACCAAACCAAAGTAACCTGGACGATGGATTGCGAGCTGGATTACCCGATGAACCTGATGAAATTGATGATGGACAGCCAAATGGAAAAATCCTACGGAAGCGGACTGAAAAAACTGAAATCCATCGTAGAGCAGGAGAAGTAA